In Stigmatopora nigra isolate UIUO_SnigA chromosome 2, RoL_Snig_1.1, whole genome shotgun sequence, a single window of DNA contains:
- the LOC144209669 gene encoding mitotic checkpoint serine/threonine-protein kinase BUB1-like — protein sequence MGATLGAPTQGRGGRRRLPQSVGEPSPAHRGSRAGIQALSGQERKPADGVDRCGGVARSPSGRLPGSPLTCPSRAGCAGRPDESQLRPDDSGSAPPQPELPADDFVSVRTVSRSEVRSEPRGECHSVSMYSKDVLEWQGGQLSFEEARGRAYLLKRREKREAEERLRLERSLEEDREAVVSLRHQQDLVGRVPESPLPVEESPAPDGPDVEADFDVASRESPSAASRDSSWVHVTPSRVPPSPTVNTREAIDVIMGMFQAPTLSGATFGDPSMAFVGGERPGPDGHEPLFPLPQPDPFELNEGASPTGSVVSAAPFTIYQDDVSTLTGRTGAATADPVGETTTASSLLESAADFASGTTAPFAQRAAGSGTCDHDGDENAFVRRLQKLSPILEQSPPDQKLTDDEGPPTTSTSATLSFGERTPGALATEEVGQNGPLEAVPSDPWSEGLVSRLLSEMSPPLSSHPQYVSWGRGLPDIAPKTTVSMGGAHLRVERVLGRGAFATVYQASDPAGSDKLVLKVQKPANPWEFYINAQLDRRLGPSARRMFGRIRSAHVFTDGSVLVAELHGYGTLLNVVNLYKNLGDKVMPQPLVMYFTVCMLRMLEELHAARLIHADVKPDNFVLGQRFVENDDFESENPEHGLVLVDFGQSVDMELFPEGAAFTAKCLTSGFQCPQMLAGKPWSYQADMFGVAATAHVLLFGTYMQPTEEDGVWMPRAAFRRNPHADTWCHFFLTLLNVSACRPAPETLADLRRRLSDVLRRDYAAKMPSLKSRLLVLLLESAKVARR from the exons ATGGGTGCAACACTTGGAGCGCCAACACAGGGACGAGGAGGCCGACGCCGTTTACCGCAAAGCGTTGGAGAACCGAGCCCAGCCCACCGAGGATCTCGCGCGGGAATACAG GCACTTTCAGGCCAGGAGCGGAAGCCGGCAGACGGCGTCGACAGGTGTGGGGGTGTGGCTCGGTCGCCTTCGGGCCGCCTCCCCGGGTCGCCGCTGACGTGTCCCTCTCGCGCAGGATGCGCCGGACGGCCCGACGAAAGCCAACTCCGGCCGGACGACTCTGGAAGTGCTCCTCCCCAGCCGGAACTTCCGGCCGACGACTTTGTTTCCGTCCGCAC AGTTTCGCGCTCCGAAGTGCGGAGCGAACCCCGCGGCGAGTGCCATTCCGTGTCCATGTACTCCAAGGACGTGCTGGAGTGGCAGGGAGGACAGCTCAGCTTCGAGGAAGCGCGAGGCAGGGCCTACTTGCTGAAGAGGCGAGAGAAGCGGGAGGCCGAGGAACGACTCCGAC TGGAGCGCTCGCTGGAGGAGGACAGGGAGGCGGTAGTCAGCCTGCGCCACCAACAGGACCTGGTGGGCCGGGTACCGGAG TCGCCGCTTCCCGTCGAGGAATCGCCGGCGCCCGACGGCCCGGACGTGGAGGCCGACTTTGACGTGGCGTCACGGGAGAGCCCGTCCGCCGCTTCTCGGGACTCCAGCTGGGTGCACGTCACGCCGTCTCGAGTGCCGCCGTCACCCACCGTCAACACGCGTGAAGCCatag ATGTCATCATGGGAATGTTCCAGGCGCCCACGCTGAGCGGCGCCACCTTCGGCGACCCGTCCATGGCCTTTGTCGGCGGCGAGCGGCCGGGCCCCGACGGCCACGAGCCGCTTTTCCCGTTGCCGCAGCCCGACCCCTTTGAGCTGAACG AAGGTGCCTCTCCCACCGGCTCGGTGGTCTCCGCGGCGCCGTTCACCATCTACCAGGACGATGTCAG CACCCTTACTGGCCGCACGGGCGCAGCGACGGCGGACCCCGTCGGCGAGACGACGACGGCGTCGTCGCTTCTGGAGAGCGCGGCGGACTTTGCCAGCGGCACCACCGCGCCTTTTGCACAGAGAGCCGCGG GCAGCGGGACCTGCGACCACGACGGGGACGAAAACGCCTTCGTCAGACGTTTGCAGAAGCTCAG CCCCATCTTGGAGCAGAGCCCACCCGACCAGAAGCTGACGGACGACGAGGGGCCGCCGACGACGTCCACCTCGGCCACCCTGTCCTTTGGGGAACGGACGCCGGGAGCGCTGGCCACGGAGGAGGTGGGGCAAAATGGCCCCCTGGAAGCCGTACCTTCCGATCCCTGGAGCGAGGGTCTGGTCTCCCGCTTGCTCTCCGAGATGAGCCCGCCCCTCAGTTCGCATCCGCAATACGTGAGCTGGGGGCGCGGCCTCCCCGACATCGCCCCCAAGACCACCGTCAGCATGG GAGGGGCGCATCTGCGAGTGGAGCGCGTTCTGGGCCGGGGAGCCTTCGCCACCGTCTACCAGGCCAGCGATCCCGCCGGCTCCGACAAGTTGGTGCTCAAG GTGCAGAAGCCGGCCAATCCGTGGGAGTTTTACATCAACGCGCAGCTGGACCGTCGCCTGGGCCCGTCCGCCCGTCGGATGTTCGGCCGCATCCGCTCGGCCCACGTCTTCACCGACGGCAGCGTCCTGGTGGCCGAGTTGCACGGCTACGGCACCCTGCTG AACGTGGTCAACCTTTACAAAAATCTGGGCGACAAAGTCATGCCTCAGCCTCTGGTCATGTACTTCACCGTGTGCATGCTACGGATGCTGGAAGAACTTCACGCCGCCCGCCTCATCCACGCCGACGTCAAGCCGGACAACTTTGTGCTGGGACAGAG GTTCGTGGAGAATGACGACTTTGAGTCGGAGAACCCGGAGCACGGTCTGGTCCTGGTGGACTTTGGCCAAAGCGTGGACATGGAGCTCTTCCCGGAAGGCGCGGCCTTCACCGCCAAGTGCTTGACGTCCGGCTTCCAGTGCCCCCAGATGCTCGCCGGGAAACCCTGGAGCTACCAG GCGGATATGTTCGGCGTGGCGGCGACGGCGCACGTCCTCCTGTTCGGGACCTACATGCAGCCGACGGAGGAGGACGGCGTGTGGATGCCCCGCGCCGCCTTTCGAAG GAACCCTCACGCCGACACGTGGTGCCACTTTTTCCTGACCTTGCTGAACGTGAGCGCCTGTCGCCCGGCGCCAGAGACGCTGGCCGACCTGCGCCGCCGCCTGAGCGACGTGTTGCGGCGCGACTACGCCGCAAAGATGCCCTCGCTGAAGAGCCGCCTGCTGGTCCTCCTGTTGGAGAGCGCCAAGGTGGCCCGGCGGTGA
- the LOC144209677 gene encoding heterogeneous nuclear ribonucleoprotein Q-like codes for MATDHVNGNGTEEPMDTTTAVAAAASAEVPRSEQFAALLEAELPERVAEKLDELYTAGLLAHSDLDERAIEALKEFKEDGALQVLLQFKESDLSHVQNKSAYLCGVMKTYRQREKHGAKVTEAAKGPDEAKIKELLDRSNYTLDVTTGQRKYGGPPPESVYAGLQPTVGTELFVGKIPRDLFEDELVPLFEKAGLIWDLRLMMDPLSGLNRGYAFVTFCTKESAQDAVRLYNNWEIRPGKHIGVCISVANNRLFVGSIPKIKTKEQIEEEFAKVTEGLSGVILYHQPDDKKKNRGFCFLEYEDHKAAAQARRRLMSGKVKVWNNLVTVEWADPIEDPDPEVMAKVKVLFVRNLANSVTEEILETCFSQFGKVDRVKKLKDYAFVHFEERDCAVKALSEMNGKELEGEPVEIVFAKPPDQKRIERKAHRQAAKTQMYDDYYYYSPPQHSAPPGRGSGGGGGGGRRGYSYAPDYYGYEDYYDYYGYDYQNQNYRGGYEDPYYGYEEYQVPAQGRGGGGGRGARGGSSSRGRAGYGQRGASAGQVRGGRGGGARGGPAPPRGGRGGGRGARGFRGAGVGGAKRKADGYSQPDSKRRQPNNHNWGSQPIAQQPLQGAEHANYSAYKSDSQEFYQDSFGQQWK; via the exons ATGGCTACTGATCACGTCAACGGCAACGGGACGGAGGAACCCATGGACACgacgacggcggtggcggcggcggcgagcgcCGAAGTCCCGCGCTCGGAGCAATTCGCGGCCTTGCTGGAAGCCGAGCTGCCCGAGAGGGTGGCCGAGAAACTGGACGAGCTCTACACCGCAG GCCTGCTGGCGCACAGCGACCTGGACGAAAGGGCCATCGAGGCCCTCAAGGAGTTCAAGGAGGACGGGGCCCTGCAGGTCCTACTTCAGTTCAAGGAGAGCGACCTGTCCCACGTCCAG AACAAAAGCGCCTACCTGTGCGGCGTGATGAAGACGTACAGGCAGCGCGAGAAGCACGGGGCCAAAGTGACGGAGGCCGCCAAGGGCCCCGACGAGGCCAAGATCAAAGAGCTCTTGGACCGGAGCAACTACACCCTGGACGTGACCACGGGCCAGCGCAAGTACGGCGGCCCCCCGCCCGAGTCGGTCTACGCCGGGCTGCAGCCCACCGTGGGGACGGAG CTCTTCGTGGGCAAGATCCCCCGTGATCTTTTTGAAGACGAGCTGGTTCCCCTGTTCGAGAAGGCGGGGCTCATCTGGGACCTCCGGCTCATGATGGACCCCCTGAGCGGCTTGAACCGAGGCTACGCCTTTGTCACCTTCTGCACCAAAGAGTCGGCGCAGGACGCCGTCAGACTG TACAACAATTGGGAGATCCGTCCCGGCAAGCACATTGGCGTGTGCATATCGGTGGCCAACAACCGCCTCTTTGTGGGCTCCATCCCCAAAATCAAAACCAAGGAGCAGATCGAAGAGGAATTTGCCAAGGTGACGG AGGGCCTGAGCGGCGTCATCCTCTACCACCAACCCGACGACAAGAAGAAGAACCGGGGCTTCTGCTTCTTGGAATACGAGGACCACAAAGCGGCGGCTCAGGCGCGACGCCGCCTGATGAGTGGCAAGGTCAAGGTCTGGAACAACCTGGTGACGGTGGAGTGGGCCGACCCCATCGAGGACCCGGACCCCGAAGTCATGGCCAAG GTCAAAGTCTTGTTCGTGCGCAACCTGGCCAACAGCGTGACCGAGGAGATCCTGGAGACCTGTTTCTCCCAGTTTGGGAAAGTGGACCGGGTCAAGAAGCTGAAAGACTACGCCTTTGTTCACTTTGAGGAGCGCGACTGCGCCGTCAAG GCGCTGTCCGAGATGAACGGCAAGGAGTTGGAGGGCGAGCCGGTGGAAATCGTCTTTGCCAAGCCGCCCGACCAGAAAAGAATCGAGCGCAAAGCCCACCGGCAGGCGGCCAAGacgcaaat GTACGacgactattactattactcgCCCCCGCAGCACTCGGCGCCCCCCGGTAGGGGgagcggtggtggcggcggcggcggccgacgCGGATACTCGTACGCGCCCGACTACTACGGCTACGaggactactacgactactacggcTACGACTACCAAAACCAAAACTACCGCGGCGGCTACGAGGACCCGTACTACGGCTACGAGGAGTACCAGGTCCCCGCCCAggggcgcggcggcggcggaggcagGGGAGCGCGAGGCGGCTCCTCCTCCCGGGGCCGGGCCGGCTACGGCCAGCGCGGCGCCTCGGCCGGACAGGTCCGCGGGGGGCGCGGCGGGGGCGCCAGAGGGGGCCCGGCGCCGCCCCGGGGCGGCCGAGGAGGGGGCCGTGGCGCCCGGGGCTTCCGAGGCGCCGGCGTGGGAGGGGCCAAGCGCAAGGCGGACGGCTACAGCCAGCCCGACTCCAAGCGGCGCCAGCCCAACAATCACAACTGGGGCTCTCAGCCCATCGCCCAGCAGCCGCTCCAAGGCGCCGAGCACGCTAACTATTCGGCCTACAAATCCGACAGCCAGGAATTTTATCAGGATTCTTTTGGGCAGCAGTGGAAgtag